A region of the Sodalis ligni genome:
GCTGGGCTATTATGCCGGCAAAGCCAAAATGGTGGTGAACTCCAATGTTTCGCTGCTGAATGTGTTTGTGATGGACTTTGCGCTGCCCGCCGCGCTGTTCAGCGCCACGGTGCAAACCCCTTGGAAAGGGATAATCAGCCAGTCGCCGCTGATCCTGCTGCTGGTTTTATCCATGTGGATAGCCTATGCCGCGCTCTATTTCATCTGCACGCTGGGATTTAAAAAATCCCCCCAGGATGCGGCGGTGTTAACCCTGACGGTGGCGCTGCCGAACTATGCCGCCCTGGGCCTGCCGATTCTCGGCAGCGTGCTGGGGGAAAGCTCGGCCACCTCGCTGTCGGTGGCGGTGTCCATCGCCTGCGGTTCGGTATTGATGACGCCGTTCTGCCTGCTGATCCTCGAACGTGAAAAAGCCCGCGCCAGCGGGGAAAGCCATGGGTCCACCCTGATGCTGCTGCCGCTATTGATGTGGCGTTCGGTGAAAAAACCCATCGTCTGGGGCCCGTTGCTCGGGGTATTGCTGTCGGCCTGCGGAGTGAAGATGCCGGAAATCGTATTGGCTTCCATCAAGCCCCTGGGGCTCTCCGCCACCGCCTCGGCGCTGTTTCTCACCGGCGTTATCCTCTCGGCCCGTAAGCTGAAAATCAATGCGCCGGTACTGCTGTCCTGCCTGACTAAAAACATCATCCAGCCCTTTATAACCATAGGCCTGTTGTATGCTTTCGGGATTACCGGGCCGGTGGCCGTCACCGCGGTATTGATGATTGCCCTGTCGGCGGGTTTCTTCGGTATCGTGTTCGGTAACCGTTTCGGCGTGCAGTCGCCGGATGCGGAGGCCACGCTGTTGATAAGCTCCATACTCTGTATCATCACGTTGCCGTTGTTTATTACGCTCAGCGCCGGACTGTAGCCGGAGGAGTCGTTATGCGTCCGCCAGCACCGCACGATTTGTTATGGATTGATGATGGCCGCCGGCTGCACTGGCGGCCATCGCCGCCGTCCTGGGTCGCCGCCCAATGGTCGCCGTTATTGCCGTTGGTGGTACGACGTGACGGCAGCTTGCCGGCCTCTATTCCGGTGGGGATTCGCGGCACGCAACGTTCCCTGCGGGCCGCGGCCTGGGTCAATGCCGATGCCGTTACCCGCACGGCCACGCCGGAAGCGCTGGTGGGGCAATTGGCCCGCAGCGACCTCGGGGCCAACGAGGCGCTGCCGGTGATGCAGGCATTGCGCCAAATGGCGGCGGCGGATTGGCCCTGGCCCTGGGGCGTCACCGGCAGCTGCGGTTATATGCTGGCCACCGGCTTGCCGGTGTGCCGCGCCGAAAGCGATCTGGATCTGCTGATCCGCAGCTCGCGGCCGCCGCAGCCGCGAGATTTCGCCCCCTTGATGGCGTTCATACCCGCCTTGCCCTGCCGGGTGGATATTCAACTGGAAACGCCTCTGGGGGGCTGCGCGCTGACGGAATGGCTGCGGGGCGGCAAAGTCATGGTTAAGACCGCCGATGGCCCGATACGGGTAACCAACCCCTGGGCGAATGAGGAACAGGGCGATTGCGGCGTCGCGGACCATCATTAATCGCGCGGTCTGTCGGACGCGAGGGCAGGTTTTCCACCGTTTTACCATACCGGAGGGTTCGGTGAAAATTTTACTGACGTTTCCCGGCCAGGGGCCGCAGGTCCCCGGCATGCTGCATCACCTGCCCGATAACGATGAAACCCGTGGCCTGCTGGAGCGGGCCACGGCGATTCTCGGCGAGCCGGTGCTGGATTGGGATAGCGCAGAAGCGCTGCAATCCACCCGCGCCGTGCAGGTATGCCTCTATATCGCCGGGGTGGTCTATGCCCGGCAGGTACGGCAGGCCGGCATCCGGGCCGATTTCGTCAGCGGCCTGTCCATCGGCGCGTTTCCGGCGGCGGTGAGCGCCGGCGCGCTGGGCTTCGACGATGGCTTACGGCTGGTGGCGCTGCGGGGCGAATTGATGGAGCGGGCTTATCCCGACGGTTACGGACTGTCGGCCGTCACCGGCCTGTTGCAACGGCCGCTGGAACAGATTATCGCCCAGGTGCATCGGCCGGATAACCCGGTTTACCTGGCTAATCTGAATGCCGAGGATCAGTTCGTGATTGCCGGTAGCGAGCGGGCCATGGCACAGGTTTGCGTTCTGGCGCGGGAGCAGGGGGCGGGGCGCACCCAACGTCTGGCGGTGGCGGTGCCGTCCCATTGTGAACTGTTGCGGCAGCCGGCGACGGCACTGGCGGCCGCCATGGCG
Encoded here:
- a CDS encoding malonate decarboxylase holo-ACP synthase, with amino-acid sequence MRPPAPHDLLWIDDGRRLHWRPSPPSWVAAQWSPLLPLVVRRDGSLPASIPVGIRGTQRSLRAAAWVNADAVTRTATPEALVGQLARSDLGANEALPVMQALRQMAAADWPWPWGVTGSCGYMLATGLPVCRAESDLDLLIRSSRPPQPRDFAPLMAFIPALPCRVDIQLETPLGGCALTEWLRGGKVMVKTADGPIRVTNPWANEEQGDCGVADHH
- a CDS encoding AEC family transporter, whose protein sequence is MTYIILHALAPIFVIMLLGYYAGKAKMVVNSNVSLLNVFVMDFALPAALFSATVQTPWKGIISQSPLILLLVLSMWIAYAALYFICTLGFKKSPQDAAVLTLTVALPNYAALGLPILGSVLGESSATSLSVAVSIACGSVLMTPFCLLILEREKARASGESHGSTLMLLPLLMWRSVKKPIVWGPLLGVLLSACGVKMPEIVLASIKPLGLSATASALFLTGVILSARKLKINAPVLLSCLTKNIIQPFITIGLLYAFGITGPVAVTAVLMIALSAGFFGIVFGNRFGVQSPDAEATLLISSILCIITLPLFITLSAGL
- the mdcH gene encoding malonate decarboxylase subunit epsilon, producing the protein MKILLTFPGQGPQVPGMLHHLPDNDETRGLLERATAILGEPVLDWDSAEALQSTRAVQVCLYIAGVVYARQVRQAGIRADFVSGLSIGAFPAAVSAGALGFDDGLRLVALRGELMERAYPDGYGLSAVTGLLQRPLEQIIAQVHRPDNPVYLANLNAEDQFVIAGSERAMAQVCVLAREQGAGRTQRLAVAVPSHCELLRQPATALAAAMAKVSLRRPDIAYLSGSTGRVLWQPERIADDLAMNMARPVHWQDAMVSAYERDVRLAIEMPPGAVLTGLTKRVMEQGEAIALGQHPLELIIALAGRLSRR